A window of the Henckelia pumila isolate YLH828 chromosome 3, ASM3356847v2, whole genome shotgun sequence genome harbors these coding sequences:
- the LOC140887367 gene encoding lipid phosphate phosphatase delta-like — MPMESITGWQVTILSGIALWIVVSSILNVTGKIRSLTQPWVSHCVLSGTPIILGIQKYQNTYLDALFSGMSCVVSVPFYTAFLPFLFWTGHCKLARQMTLLMAFCDYLGNCTKDVVSAPRPSSSLVRRLTATKDEEENAMEYGLPSSHTLNTVCLSGYLFHYILSYSGYNVYTTVVGFSMVCLVVGLIGLGRIYLGMHSLIDVIVGLAMGLGILAIWLSISEYLDNFIVLGPNVASFWATLSFLLLFAYPKPECSTPSFEFHTAFNGVSLGIVIGVHLTFHQFHHENVARIFSPQLPVPTFVGRILLGIPTILVMKYCSKALAKWILPILANALGIQIRSTSYLPALKGGVSPDKKSGEVKQSGYVQKLFFFSEQTSFDVDTGIRFIQYSGLAWSVVDLVPSLFSFLGL, encoded by the exons ATGCCAATGGAAAGCATCACAGGGTGGCAAGTAACTATTCTTTCTGGGATAGCATTGTGGATTGTGGTTTCTTCGATTTTAAATGTGACTGGAAAGATCAGATCTTTAACACAACCATGGGTTTCGCACTGTGTCCTTTCTGGCACTCCCATTATTCTCGGGATCCAG AAATACCAGAATACGTATTTGGATGCCTTGTTTTCTGGGATGTCTTGTGTCGTTTCCGTGCCTTTTTACACTGCCTTTCTTCCTTTCCTTTTCTGG ACCGGACATTGCAAATTGGCTAGGCAGATGACCCTCTTGATGGCCTTTTGTGATTACCTCGGAAACTGTACAAAG GATGTAGTATCGGCACCTAGACCTAGTTCTTCACTTGTTAGGAGATTAACAGCGACCAAAGACGAGGAGGAGAATGCAATGGAATATGGATTACCTTCTTCGCACACTCTTAATACCGTTTGCTTGTCAGG GTATCTGTTTCATTATATTCTGTCCTACTCTGGTTATAATGTCTACACTACTGTAGTGGGATTCAGCATGGTTTGTCTGGTTGTGGGACTCATTGGCTTGG GAAGGATATACCTGGGAATGCATAGCTTGATTGATGTTATTGTTGGTCTAGCTATGGGATTGGGGATCTTGGCAATTTGGCTCTCTATTTCTGAATACTTGGATAATTTCATAGTCTTAGGTCCAAATG TTGCATCATTTTGGGCAACCCTTAGCTTCTTGTTGCTTTTTGCCTACCCAAAGCCTGAGTGTTCGACCCCTAGTTTTGAATTCCACACTGCCTTCAATGGTGTTTCCTTGGGAATT GTGATTGGGGTCCACCTAACTTTTCATCAGTTTCACCATGAAAATGTAGCACGAATATTTTCCCCTCAGCTGCCAGTTCCCACATTTGTCGGTAGAATTCTTTTGGGCATTCCAACCATTCTTGTCATGAAGTATTGCAGCAAGGCTCTTGCCAAATGGATTCTTCCCATTCTTGCGAATGCTTTGGGAATACAAATAAGATCAACGAGCTATCTACCTGCTTTAAAAGGTGGGGTGTCGCCTGATAAGAAGTCGGGTGAAGTGAAACAATCAGGGTATGTCCAGAAACTATTCTTTTTCTCTGAGCAGACTTCGTTTGATGTTGATACTGGCATAAGGTTCATTCAGTATTCTGGTCTTGCGTGGTCTGTGGTTGACCTTGTTCCTTCTCTATTTTCGTTCCTTGGCTTGTGA
- the LOC140887366 gene encoding fatty acyl-CoA reductase 2, chloroplastic-like produces MEALSLSASIPIALNSAVKVSSYGKINKYNKSMVVYCQSGNNHARKFTGISSVFTETSSLISSDRGATTFMEAGSLVLTPEGKDVEIHDDGIGIGIGIVKFLQGKSFLITGATGFLGKIIIEKILRTAPDVHSIFVLIKAKNKEAAVGRLKNEIMNTELFKRLKQTHGKSYQAFMLSKLVPVVGNVCESNLGVDEEASDLITKQVDVIINSAANTTFDERYDTALDINTGGPMRLMSFARKCQKLKLFVQISTAYVNGQRQGRIMEKPFSLGESIAGDGIHHKLNVEDEIKLVLESKQALGDDAALLQKMKELGIQRANKFGWQDTYVFTKAMGEMMINNLRGDVPVVVIRPSVIESTYKEPFPGWMEGNRMMDPIILHYGKGQLTGFLVDPNGVLDVVPADMVVNATLAAMVKHGVSGKAETSVYQIASSVVNPLVFRDLAKLLFEHFNSLPFIDSTGVPVRVPQMKLFSSMDDFSSHLWRHAINRTGLGALSNLDGKLSQKLQLICRKSVEQAKNLANIYEPYTFYGGRFDNSNTKRLMGYMSKEEQLQFGFDVENIDWKDYISNVHIPGLRRHVMKGRGLSS; encoded by the exons ATGGAGGCTTTGTCTCTCAGTGCTTCCATCCCCATTGCCTTAAACAGTGCTGTGAAAGTCTCAAGCTATggtaaaattaataaatataacaaGAGCATGGTGGTGTACTGTCAAAGTGGCAATAATCATGCAAGGAAGTTCACTGGGATTTCTTCTGTTTTCACGGAAACGTCGTCGTTGATCAGCTCGGATCGCGGGGCGACCACTTTTATGGAAGCTGGTAGTCTGGTTTTAACACCGGAGGGGAAGGATGTGGAAATACATGATGATGGTATTGGTATTGGCATTGGCATTGTCAAGTTTCTTCAAGGGAAGTCCTTTCTTATCACTGGTGCTACTGGTTTTTTGGGGAAAA TTATCATTGAGAAAATACTTAGGACAGCACCAGATGTCCATAGTATATTTGTCTTGATCAAGGCTAAAAACAAAGAAGCTGCTGTTGGGAGACTGAAAAATGAA ATAATGAATACGGAGCTTTTCAAGCGTCTGAAACAAACTCATGGAAAATCATATCAAGCTTTCATGCTGAGCAAGCTGGTTCCTGTGGTTGGAAATGTTTGCGAATCGAATCTTGGTGTAGATGAGGAAGCTTCTGATTTAATCACCAAACAGGTTGATGTAATAATAAATTCTGCAGCTAATACAACTTTTGATGAAAG GTATGATACAGCTCTCGACATAAACACTGGTGGACCTATGCGCCTTATGAGTTTTGCTAGAAAATGCCAGAAACTTAAGCTCTTCGTGCAAATATCAACAG CTTATGTGAATGGACAAAGGCAAGGCAGAATCATGGAAAAGCCTTTCAGCTTAGGGGAAAGCATAGCAGGTGATGGCATACACCACAAATTGAACGTGGAAGATGAAATAAAGCTAGTCTTGGAATCAAAACAAGCTCTTGGAGATGATGCAGCACTGCTTCAGAAAATGAAAGAACTTGGGATACAGAG AGCAAACAAATTTGGATGGCAAGATACATATGTTTTCACGAAGGCAATGGGAGAGATGATGATTAATAATCTAAGAGGCGACGTACCAGTCGTCGTGATTAGACCAAGTGTCATCGAGAGCACTTACAAAGAACCATTCCCGGGTTGGATGGAGGGGAACAG GATGATGGATCCCATTATTCTTCACTATGGAAAGGGTCAGCTCACGGGTTTTCTGGTCGACCCAAATGGAGTTCTTGATGTA GTTCCAGCAGATATGGTTGTGAACGCAACTTTGGCGGCCATGGTTAAGCATGGGGTGTCTGGAAAAGCAGAAACTAGCGTATATCAGATTGCTTCATCTGTTGTGAACCCACTAGTTTTCAGGGACCTGGCCAAGCTACTATTCGAACACTTCAATTCTCTGCCATTCATCGACTCAACAGGGGTCCCGGTTCGTGTTCCACAAATGAAGCTATTCAGCTCCATGGATGACTTCTCCTCTCACCTTTGGAGGCATGCTATCAACCGAACGGGATTAGGGGCTTTGTCCAATCTTGATGGAAAGTTGTCTCAGAAACTCCAACTCATCTGCAGAAAATCAGTGGAGCAAGCAAAAAATCTGGCTAATATTTACGAGCCCTACACATTCTATGGTGGCAG GTTTGACAATAGCAACACTAAAAGACTGATGGGATATATGTCTAAGGAAGAACAACTGCAATTTGGATTCGACGTGGAGAATATAGATTGGAAAGATTACATCTCTAATGTTCATATTCCGGGGTTGAGAAGGCATGTGATGAAGGGTAGAGGTTTGAGCAGCTGA
- the LOC140892325 gene encoding acyltransferase GLAUCE-like produces MAIILPNSAMQDLKVTFQESTLVFPPQLEPTEKKSIFLSNIDQILNYRIPTANFFSANPKFPPESVAKRLKTALEKVLVLFDFMAGRLKLNQESGRLEIECNSAGAGFVVASSEYSLQEIGDLGRPNLGFQQLAVHSLKNLVPSSPHDNDDQPLCIFQVTSFKCGGFAFGMSVNHILHDGISAKTFKDILASQAFDEDKPFPFTPCLDRRLLAARSPPTVEYSHPEFFKPQLPVSGPPVFDCQPETLDYTIFKFTPNDITHLKQKAAAAAKDTTKKISTFDVVVALIWRCKALSHTAAPEHGKEEPDHRVSTLLNVVDLRSRLKDPPLPLPYCGNAVLVAYSSAKCGDIERGPFSNMVEMVSAAPARVTSEYARSVVDWLEIHKGLPCGEYMVSSWLRLGFDEVAYPWGKPLYSCPVVSHRKDICWVFPDSHGINALVSLPSPEMDKFKSLFQSFFV; encoded by the exons ATGGCGATTATCTTGCCCAATTCTGCCATGCAAGACCTTAAGGTCACATTCCAAGAATCCACACTTGTTTTCCCACCACAATTAGAACCAACCGAGAAAAAATCCATCTTCTTGTCCAACATTGATCAAATCCTCAACTACAGGATCCCCACAGCCAATTTCTTCTCCGCCAACCCGAAGTTCCCACCCGAATCCGTGGCCAAAAGGCTCAAAACTGCGCTGGAAAAAGTGCTCGTCTTGTTCGACTTCATGGCCGGAAGACTGAAGCTGAACCAGGAGTCCGGGCGGCTGGAGATAGAGTGCAACTCGGCGGGGGCCGGCTTTGTGGTGGCCTCTTCCGAGTATTCACTCCAAGAGATAGGCGACTTGGGCCGTCCCAATCTCGGATTCCAGCAACTTGCCGTCCACTCTCTCAAGAATCTGGTGCCATCTTCCCCTCATGATAATGATGATCAACCGCTCTGCATTTTTCAG GTAACATCATTTAAGTGTGGAGGTTTTGCATTTGGAATGTCAGTGAACCATATATTGCACGATGGAATAAGTGCAAAAACCTTCAAAGACATTCTAGCTTCCCAAGCATTTGACGAAGACAAACCCTTCCCTTTCACGCCATGCCTCGACCGCCGCCTCCTCGCCGCCAGATCTCCGCCCACCGTCGAGTACTCTCATCCCGAGTTTTTCAAACCCCAACTCCCCGTCTCCGGCCCACCTGTTTTCGACTGCCAACCCGAAACACTGGACTACACGATCTTCAAATTCACACCAAACGATATCACCCATCTAAAACAAAAGGCAGCAGCAGCAGCGAAAGACACCACCAAGAAGATCTCGACTTTCGACGTGGTGGTGGCGCTCATCTGGCGGTGCAAAGCCCTGTCGCACACGGCGGCGCCGGAGCACGGCAAAGAAGAGCCAGATCACAGAGTGTCCACTTTGCTGAACGTGGTGGACTTAAGGTCGAGGCTGAAGGATCCACCTCTGCCACTGCCGTACTGCGGCAACGCGGTTCTTGTAGCATATTCGTCCGCGAAATGCGGGGACATAGAACGCGGGCCGTTCTCAAATATGGTGGAGATGGTGTCGGCTGCTCCGGCGAGAGTGACGAGTGAGTACGCGAGATCCGTGGTAGATTGGCTGGAGATACACAAAGGGCTTCCATGCGGGGAGTATATGGTGAGTTCATGGCTGAGATTAGGGTTTGATGAGGTGGCGTATCCATGGGGGAAGCCATTGTACAGCTGTCCGGTGGTGAGCCACCGGAAGGATATCTGCTGGGTTTTCCCCGACAGCCATGGAATCAATGCCTTGGTTTCATTGCCTTCTCCGGAGATGGATAAATTCAAATCCCTCTTCCAAAGCTTCTTTGTTTGA